In Mycobacterium stomatepiae, the following are encoded in one genomic region:
- a CDS encoding acyl-CoA dehydrogenase family protein — translation MDFTYTAAQQELKARAAAYAELLMGYENEAEQAGGPLPQETVDKLTQAAMDAGMYGINMPVEWGGAGLTLLEQVIVEEEFGKVTNCLWDIPWRPSNVLALASPEQRERYLLPILRGERFDAFATTEPDAGSDAGAIATTATPVDGGWLLNGEKWFVTCGDIADFLLVQANVLPDNESTLFFVEKNTEGVRMSRVPHFMHSAVNGHPEFVFENAFVPADAILGEIGQGFELTKDWFTDERLMIAARTVGVAERALKLARDWATQRKQFGSPISDFQMIQSMLADCAVDIAVNRAYTHQVAWEADHGVDRKTLHAKASIAKLSASEAAGRVVDRCLQIFGGRGYDRAYPIERMYREVRVDRIWEGTSEIQRVIIANELIKRGTAFLDLPVA, via the coding sequence ATGGACTTCACCTACACCGCCGCCCAGCAAGAACTGAAGGCACGCGCGGCCGCGTACGCCGAACTGCTGATGGGCTACGAGAACGAGGCCGAGCAGGCCGGCGGCCCGCTTCCTCAGGAGACGGTCGACAAGCTGACCCAGGCCGCGATGGACGCCGGGATGTACGGCATCAACATGCCGGTCGAGTGGGGCGGAGCGGGGCTCACGCTGCTCGAACAGGTGATCGTCGAGGAGGAATTCGGCAAGGTCACGAACTGCCTGTGGGACATCCCGTGGCGGCCTTCCAACGTGCTGGCGCTGGCCTCGCCCGAGCAGCGGGAGCGCTACCTGCTGCCCATCCTGCGCGGGGAACGCTTCGACGCCTTCGCCACGACCGAACCCGACGCCGGATCCGACGCCGGCGCGATCGCGACCACGGCAACTCCGGTCGACGGCGGCTGGCTGCTCAACGGCGAGAAGTGGTTCGTCACCTGCGGCGACATCGCGGACTTCCTACTGGTGCAGGCAAATGTGCTGCCCGACAACGAATCCACCCTATTCTTCGTCGAGAAGAACACCGAGGGCGTCCGCATGAGCCGGGTGCCGCACTTCATGCACTCCGCCGTCAACGGCCACCCCGAGTTCGTCTTCGAGAACGCCTTCGTGCCTGCCGATGCCATCCTCGGCGAGATCGGACAGGGCTTCGAGCTCACCAAGGACTGGTTCACCGACGAACGCCTGATGATCGCCGCGCGAACCGTCGGGGTGGCCGAGCGCGCACTGAAACTCGCCCGCGATTGGGCCACCCAGCGCAAGCAGTTCGGATCACCGATCAGCGACTTCCAGATGATCCAGTCGATGCTCGCGGACTGCGCCGTCGACATCGCTGTCAACCGCGCCTACACCCACCAGGTCGCCTGGGAGGCCGACCACGGGGTGGACCGAAAGACATTGCACGCCAAGGCATCCATCGCGAAGCTCTCGGCCAGCGAAGCCGCGGGCCGGGTAGTCGACCGCTGCCTTCAGATCTTCGGCGGCCGCGGCTACGACCGGGCTTACCCGATCGAGCGGATGTACCGCGAGGTGC